The DNA region GCTACATCGTGATCGAGCAGACCGAGGCGCTGACCGTCGTGGACGTCAACACGGGGAAGTACGTGGGGCGCTCGTCGCTCGAGGACACCACGGTCAAGATCAACCTCGAGGCGGTGAAGGAGATCGTCTACCAGCTCCGGCTGCGCAACATCGGCGGGATCATCATCATCGACTTCATCGACATGAAGAGCGAGGAGAACCGCGAGAAGGTCTACAACGCCCTCGTGGACGCCCTGCGCGCCGACCGGAGCAAGACCACGATCTGCAAGATCTCGGAGCTGGGGCTGGTCGAGATGACCCGGAAGCGGGTCCGCGAGAGCCTGGGCCGCTCCCTCGCGGAGGCGTGCCCCTACTGTTCCGGGGAAGGGGTCCTGAAGTCCAAGAAGACCATCTGCTACGACATCTTCCGCGCCCTCGAGCGGCAGAGCCTGCTGCTGTCGGGCAAGCAGGTGTCGCTCTCGGTCCACCCCGCGCTGGCGGAGGAGCTGTTCGGCGAGGAGCGCCGGTTCCTCGAGATCCTGGAGCAGCGGTACGGTATGAAGGTCAACATCTCCGCGTCGGAGAAGTACCACATCGAGCAGTACCGGATCGAGCCGAACTGAAGGGCCGGGACGCGGCGGAAGCCGGTCGGCGCGATTCGCCGCTTGACGATCGGACCGGGCGTCCCTAATATTATCCTTTCGCTTTTCCTGGCGTTTCGCCGGCCGGCGTAGCTCAGTGGTAGAGCAGCTGATTCGTAATCAGCAGGTCGTCGGTTCAATCCCGACCGCCGGCTCCAAATTTTCCAACGAAGCATCCCAACAAAAATTTGGAGCCTCATCGAGGGATTGAACCGGTTTCGGGCGCCGAGCGATCAGCGAGCCCCGCCCGCGGTCGATGAAAACCATGGCCGCTGGGGTCCCCTTTCCAAGAATGTCGGAGGGGGAGAATAGCGCGACGCTCCGGAGCGCGGAAGCCCGAAACCGCGCCGCCAAAGCCGCCCCACTCCCGAACGAAGTACGCTCCCTGGGGTACCCCGCAACGAAGATCCTGAGGGGCAATGGCTTCGTCGGTCGAGGCTCAGGCGGGCAATCCCGACCGCCGGCTCCAGCCTCCTTCCAATAAAGGCGGCCGTCACATATTTTAATCCTGCATTTCTCTTTCCTTGCCTTGGTGTTTCATCATATAAAACCAGGTTTGCCCGGAAACTTTTCTGTTGACCTTCGCATCTATTCCTGCGAAAAGATGATGTAGAACCTACATGGTAAGGATTATCCTTTGTGGGGGAGCCGATGGCGAAGGAGTACAGAGTCTACAAGGTCGATTACCTGACCAAGATGAGGATTCCGATCGGCACGGTCAAGGAACGCCGCGTCAAGGCGCGTCCGGAATCGAACCACCTGGGTCTCATGAAGCTCGCGCGGAGGATGTACGGTGCGACGATGGAGGAGCAGCTGAAGATCATCCTGGGCGAGGAACTCGTCGCTTGACGCGCCCGCCGCCGTTCAGGCGGCCACCCGGACCAGCACCGGGGAAAGGACCTTTGCGACGTCCCCCGGCGCCATCCCCAGCAGGAACCCCCTCCTCCCCCCGTTGATGTAGATTCTCGGCAGGCCGAGTATCGACTCCTCCATGTACACCGGCATGGCGCGACGCACGCCGAACGGCGACGTCCCTCCCACGACGTACCCGGAGTGGCGGTTGGCGGTATCGGGCGCGCAGGGGGCCACGCTCTTCGCGCCGATCGTCCGCGCGAGCTCCTTCGTCGACACCTGCCGGTCGCCGTGCATCAGCACGATCATCGGCAATTTCCGGTCGTCCTCCATGACGAGCGTCTTCACCACGCTGTGCTCGTCCACTCCCAGCTCGCGGGCGGACACCGCCGTGCCCCCCTTTTCCTCGTACGAGTACGGGTGTTCGGTCCAGGAAACGCCCGCCGCCCGGAGGACACGGATCGCCGCCGTGACGGGGTGCTTTTCCCGGGTCATCGGTTGACCGACTTCATCGTTTCCGCCGGATACCGCATGCCGGAAACGGCCCCCGGGGGGACCGCCGCCTCGATCCGCCCCGCCTCGGAGGGGGAAAGGCGGATCGCCAGCGCCCCGACGTTCTCCTCCAGGCGCTCCCGCCGCTTCGTGCCCGGGATCGGCACGATGTCGTCTCCCCGGGACAGGACCCACGCGAGGGCGAGCTGCGCGGGCGACACGCCCTTCTCCCGTGCGACCTCCTCGAAGGAACGGAGCAGCTCGAGGTTCTTCTCCAGGTTTCCCTCCTGGAACCGCGGGGAGCCGAGGCGGAAATCCTTCTCGAACAGGTCCGCCCTGCTCTTCACGCGCCCGGCGAAGAAGCCGCGCCCCAGGGGTGAGAACGGGACGAACCCGATCCCGAGCTCCCGGCACGCGGCCAGCGCCCCGTTCGTCTCCGGGTCCCGGGTCCAGAGGGAGTATTCGCTCTGCACCGCGGCGATGGGGTGCACCGCGTGGGCGCGCCGGATGGTCGCGGCGGACGATTCCGACAGGCCCAGGTACCGGACCTTCCCTTCGCGGACCAGCTCCGCCATCGCGCCGACGGTCTCCTCGATCGGGGTGTCCGGATCCACCCGGTGCTGGTAATAGAGGTCGATCGCGTCGGTTCCGAGACGCCGAAGGCTCGCCTCGCACGCGGAGCGGACGTACCCGGGCTTGCCGCTCACGCCGATCCAGCTTCCGTCGTCGCCCCTCAGGATGCCGAACTTGGTCGCCAGGATCACTCGATCCCTGCGGCCGCGGATCGCCGCTCCGACCAGCTTCTCGTTGTGGCCCAGCCCGTAGATGTCGCTCGTGTCGAGGAAATCGATCCCGAGATCCAGCGCGAGCGCGATCGTCGCCGCCGACTCGGCCTCCTCGGCCGGACCGTAGAACTCCGACATCCCCATGCATCCGAGCCCCAGCGCCGAAACCCGGAGCCCGCCCTTCCCCAGATTCCTGCGCTCCATCCTTCGAACCTCCCGCCGATTTCCCCGCGCCGTCCCCACACCGCATTCCATTGTAGCGCGCCGGCGAACGACGGTTCCGGTTGACCACCGTGGCGCCGACGGAATACGGTAATCGTACCAGGGAACGGAAGCGGAGGGAGCGATGGCCACACTCGCGGGAAAAACGCTGTTCATCACGGGGGGGAGCCGGGGGATCGGCAGGGAGATCGCCCTGCGGGCGGCGGAGGACGGCGCCAACGTCGCGCTGGCCGCCAAGACCGCCGAGCCGAACCCGAAGCTTCCCGGGACGATCTTCACGACGGCGGAGGAGGTCGAGAGGGCCGGCGGGAGGGCGCTCCCGCTCCAGGTGGACATCCGCTTCGAGGCGCAGATCGCCGAGGCCGCGAAAAAGGCGGCGGAAACGTTCGGGGGGATCGATATCCTGGTGAACAACGCCAGCGCGATCGGCCTGACGGGAACGCGGGAGACCCCGATGAAGCGGTTCGACCTGATGTTCGGCGTCAACGTGCGGGGCACCTTCGCCGCCTCCCAGGCGCTCCTCCCCCACCTGCTCTTCGGGAGCAACCCCCACATCCTGAACTTGAGCCCGCCGCTGTCCCTCGACCCGAAGTGGTTCCGGAACCATTGCGCCTACACGATGGCGAAGTACGGGATGAGCATGTGCGTGCTGGGAATGTCGGAGGAGTTCCGCGACGCGGGGCTGGCGGTGAACGCGCTGTGGCCGAAGACGGTGATCGCGACGGCGGCGATCTCGATGATCCCCGGCGTGGAGGCAAAACATTGCCGGAGCCCGCGGATCGTGGCGGACGCGGCCCACGCGATCCTCACCCGCGACAGCCGTTCGTGCACCGGGAACTTCTTCATCGACGAGGAGGTGCTTGCCGCGGAAGGCGTGACCGACCTGTCGCGATACGCGGTCGCGCCCGGCGCCCCCCTGCTCCCCGACCTGTTCCTCGACTGACCGTCGGGGGCTACCCGTCCCCGTCGAAGACGAGCGCGGCGGAGTTCATGCAGTACCGGAGCCCCGTCGGCTTCGGTCCGTCGTTGAAGACGTGCCCCAGGTGGGCGTCGCACCGGGC from Deltaproteobacteria bacterium includes:
- the ybaK gene encoding Cys-tRNA(Pro) deacylase; protein product: MTREKHPVTAAIRVLRAAGVSWTEHPYSYEEKGGTAVSARELGVDEHSVVKTLVMEDDRKLPMIVLMHGDRQVSTKELARTIGAKSVAPCAPDTANRHSGYVVGGTSPFGVRRAMPVYMEESILGLPRIYINGGRRGFLLGMAPGDVAKVLSPVLVRVAA
- a CDS encoding aldo/keto reductase codes for the protein MERRNLGKGGLRVSALGLGCMGMSEFYGPAEEAESAATIALALDLGIDFLDTSDIYGLGHNEKLVGAAIRGRRDRVILATKFGILRGDDGSWIGVSGKPGYVRSACEASLRRLGTDAIDLYYQHRVDPDTPIEETVGAMAELVREGKVRYLGLSESSAATIRRAHAVHPIAAVQSEYSLWTRDPETNGALAACRELGIGFVPFSPLGRGFFAGRVKSRADLFEKDFRLGSPRFQEGNLEKNLELLRSFEEVAREKGVSPAQLALAWVLSRGDDIVPIPGTKRRERLEENVGALAIRLSPSEAGRIEAAVPPGAVSGMRYPAETMKSVNR
- a CDS encoding NAD(P)-dependent oxidoreductase, producing MATLAGKTLFITGGSRGIGREIALRAAEDGANVALAAKTAEPNPKLPGTIFTTAEEVERAGGRALPLQVDIRFEAQIAEAAKKAAETFGGIDILVNNASAIGLTGTRETPMKRFDLMFGVNVRGTFAASQALLPHLLFGSNPHILNLSPPLSLDPKWFRNHCAYTMAKYGMSMCVLGMSEEFRDAGLAVNALWPKTVIATAAISMIPGVEAKHCRSPRIVADAAHAILTRDSRSCTGNFFIDEEVLAAEGVTDLSRYAVAPGAPLLPDLFLD